The sequence TGGTGGCTGGAGGAGTGATGGTGGCTGGAGGAGTGATGGTGGCTGGAGGAGTGATGGTGGCTGGAGGAGTGATGGTGGCTGGAGGAGTGATGGTGGCTGGAGGGGTGATGGTGGCTGGAGGGGTGATGGTGGCTGGAGGGGTGATGGTGGCTGGAGGGGTGATGGTGGCTGGAAGGATGATGGTGGCTGGAGGAGTGATGGTGGCTGGAGGGGTGATGGTGGCTGGAGGGGTGATGGTGGCTGGAGGGGTGATGGTGGCTGGAGGAGTGATGGTGGCTGGAAGGATGATGGTGGCTTGGAGGAGTGATGATGGCTGGAAGGATGATGGTGGCTGGAGGAGTGATGGTGGCTGGAAGGATGATGGTGGTTGGAGGAGTGATGGTGGCTGGAAGGATGATGGTGGCTGGAAGGATGATGGTGGCTGGAGGAGTGATGGTGGCTGGAAGGATGATGGTGGCTGGAGGAGTGATGGTGGCTGGAAGGATGATGGTGGTTGGAGGAGTGATGGTGGCTGGAAGGATGATGGTGGTTGGAGGAGTGATGGTGGCCGGTAAAAGCTCACATCTCCTGAGCCTTCACAGTGAGCGGTTCCTGTAACAGCTGCTACTGAGGTCACATCCCCTGTGGTTTTAACGCTCGGTGTCACTTCTGATCCTTCTAGCAGACTTCAGGAAAGCTAATTAATAAAAGATAGACGGTGAGGAGCGAAGGAAACCATACCATGCGTCTCGAGGAAAGCTGCGGCGTCAATAATTAATACTTCTAACAACGGCTGGAAATGGACCTGTTACCTAAAAACGTCGCCAGAACGGCTTAAAACGTGGCTTGTGTGGCTTCCAGCGGCGTGGCCGCCTTTCTCTCGATGCCTGCGGAATAAAATACACCACATTTAAGCATTTATACCTCTGCAGCCATAGCGACCAACAGTCCCAAATTTTCCAAGGTATTCCTGTTTAAGAATCATCAGGTTACCTTTCTccaggaaaaagaagaaatatttaaaaatagtttaccCTTCCCGACCCCCAAGcagaataaaagataataaaacataattattattttaaatttattattattattattcaaaatgataattttcaggaaatagaataaaatatttggcaGCTGTCAGGGTGatgaatgtaattttttttttcatgtctaCAGGCGTTTTTCCAGAAATCTAGATAAAGGaggttttctctttttatttataatgtttatttccatgttttttttacgcTTTGGGGAGTTTTACTGTCATTTATCCCGGGATTCCCGTTCGCCTGCGAGGctggaaaatatttataatatctcTAATCGCCTGCGTCAGCGCGGACTCCAGAGAGCTTCCAAATAGGGTCTGCTTTCAGAACGCGGTGTGACGGGGGGTCTCTGCGGACCGTCACGTcaccgcgggggggggggtcagaggaATTTACCGGCTCCCTGAGTCATCTCGGAACGGAGCGTCCGTCGGAGAacaaattcatatatttatggAGTTTAACTTAAAGACGGGACCTAGAATCCTAGAACAgaggaaaatataaattaaatattaaaataataataataaaaataaaagcatttaaatccAGTAAACaaaggcagatcggccccattcggcccccgtctagtcgcctgttATTCtagctgtaaagactcagaccataatcagttgttggtctcgtcttatattcaggagccgtatgtctatcccatgcatgtttaataccctcgctgtattaccctctaccacctctgctgagaggctgttctacttatctataAGGTTCTTATGAGGTTATCTTGATAGGAGCAGTTTATTTACAGGGTGACTGTCACCGTGTTGTATCCTGGGCCGTACACTGCGCGTCAGTAACCCTGTAACCGGCTGGATTAGAAATAAATCATGTTAAAGATCTTTTAATGTGCCTCACCCACCAAATCTGCAGAGATCTGCGCCAAGTAAactggagcaaaaaaaaaacagcattgtgACAATCATTAACTTGGATAAAGCAAATGTatgaaagttttactttactgagagggtggtagatacatggaacagcctcccagcagaaaacATTGTAGAAATTACTATAATGggggtaatttaaacatgcatgggataggcatacggctcctgaatctaagacgagaccgatgACTAATTAAAGTCTTTACAAGAGGAATAACGGGCAgattagacgggggccgaatggggccgatccacCATCTATGTAAGGAAAATCCACTTTTTCTCCTCTTAGTAAATCGCGCCCTACGGGGGGGCAGCCTGTGGAACGATGTTTCTGCAGGTCGGTTCTGGCCCCGATGGAATGGAAAGTTCTGAGTATTTGGATCCGGGGCGGTTCTTTGTGCCCCTGCGTGGGAGGAAATACCTTCATGCTGCGGACGGGGCTGTCTATCGGAGTGTCAGCCGGCCGTGTAACTCTCTGCGCGTCTGTAGCTGCCGACGAACCCGAGGATTAGACGGctggagtttttattattatttggtatCTGGCTGTTAGCGGCTCGTGCGTCCCGGAGATGCTGCAGCCCTGCTGTGACAGGCAGCATTTACATCATGACTGGCTCCTTTCTGTGCTCTTTTTACACAGCCCATTGGTATACAGCAGGACCGTTTGTGGGCATTCCTGCCCTTGTCAGAGGCATACCTGAGAACATCCAGGCTCTTTCCGGGAGCCGGGTGGGCGGCCCCGTTAATGTTGGTGGGCGCGCGCAGAAAACCATCATGGTTGGtagggaagtgggcggggattGGGACGCAATGCCACTCCCACAACCAGAGTTTCTCCCCGGAGGCCCCGAGAAGAGGCGCCTCgcctggagtctccgggcaaaTCCCTGAGCGTTCCCGCGTATGTTTATAGGGAGCAGATCTGGGACACTTTATTACTGGGAATACCCCCTCCCCCTGGCCGTTCTCCCTAACATGCCCCTGCCACCGATATGTCTTGCGAGGGGCCGGAGGGTGTAGCAGGAGCCCCGCTCGGGGTAAGAGTGAAAGAGCGCAGTGTCTTGCGGGGGAGGGGCCGGGATATGGAGTCCTGTTTACTCTGCACTTATGAATAAGGCTTTTGAGCGTTTAGTGTActtattattaaccctttgttgccTAGAGACGCACAGTTCGCTCGCACACAGTCTGCCCCCGGGGGTGAGTAATAAGGTGTGATGCTGTGAATGTGTCACACGAGAAGTGCTGCTAATTAACGCGCCGCTCTCACCTCTCCGTTCCGCTCTCATCGCACACCCTGCGCTCTGTACGCTTAAAAGTGGCTCCTTTACTGACGTTGCTTTTTACATAGCTAGAAACAGTCCTGACTTTTCCACGGCAGTCCCAGCAACCCAGCTTGTGTTCCCAGTGCCCAGATTATAGCAGTTGCTGCTTCGGAAGCACGATGATCAAATCAGTGGAGGGGCTTAATAGTAGCCCCTCcaatttcccatgatgctctagCACTTTCTCACCATGTCCATACATTTCAATGGCCCACACCAGGACATTACGTGCCAGATTTGGCCAGTCTGCATGGTAAACTGTCAACCACAGGGGTATTAACTGGGACATCCAACAGCCAAGGCATAGGGCCGGGAAGGACTGTTTAGGGTTGTTGGCAGCTATGCACGCTGCCCCCGTTTTGAGCGTACTTCACCCTTTCTTGGGCTTCTTCTTCCCACTTCCAGTCCGTGTACTTTACTTTAGTTCAttaatctaaaaataatttcttaattCTCTAATAAAGTCACCAAGTTCTCTGGATTTACTGAGaacagttgaaaaaaaacccaaccctTTTATTTCACCAAAATGCTCCGATTTCATGTGCCGATTGTGTCTGGGTTTCCATGTTTCATCCGGAGCTAATTGAACGgattataaatgtaaatttggGGGTTGTGTCCGTCAGATTTTGTACCGCTCTCTGCACTGTGTCGGTGCTATGGAAATGTTAAATGTTCGTGTGAGGCCCTCTGCTGTTGGGATGCGGTACTGCAGCCACCCTCAAGCATCATGTTTCTTCTGACTTCCTAACGCATTATGCTTTCATCCGACAGGTGAGGCTCTGGAACAATCCAACACCCCGGATCCCCAATTTCTATCTGAGAGCTCATTGGTTCCCCTTTTGGTGTCTCTTCCCGCGGAGGAACCAACCTGGAGTCCCAGGCTGTCCGAGCATCTGACGGCCACGCAGGGACCTCGCGGTGCGGAGACCTCAGCATTGACGGAAGCTCCTGAATCTGCTGCCGATGTCTCAACCCCAAGCAGCGTGTCGGAGGAATCTGACAGTAGAGCAGCTGTTGGTAGTAGATCCCCGGAGGTGATCACTGGCAGTGTTGAGACTGTGTCTGATTCCAACTGGAAATCTACTGTTCAGAACAACATGGAAGAAGAGGTGACGAGTGCAGTCCACACCCGGCCAACACCTTCTGCAACCCCAACTCCAAAGGCCACGGATGATGAGACTCTAGGTGCGTATCTCTGTCTGGTCAGCGCAGCGGTCTCTTATTGATCACTTTACATACACCCATTATTGTCCTTTTAAAGAGTAGTGGTTATAGTGCACAGCTTACATGGGACATAGACAGCGAGTATGATGTCAGGAACCACCATCATCTTGTGTATGTTTTCATACCACCAGGTCCCGTGGAAAGCAGCACGGAAATACTTCCGCTTCATACTCAGAAGACTCCAGAAGTACCCCCGTCCCCGTCCACCCCCGGCACCCCGCCAATAGTCACCACACAAGCCATTGTGACAACAGCCAGCTTCTATAGTACGTGGATGGCAGCAATCACAACCAGCATGTCCGTAACCACCAGACCGACCACAGCGAGCCCCACCAGCCCACCCACCCGCGGCTCCACACTCTCTCCCACCACGAGAGCGCAGGTGCAGAGAAGGCCGTCTGTGCTGGACGTGGGGGAAGACGAAAAAGGTGAGTCCGGGAGCGAGCTGGGAATGCAGCCACGGAGGGCTATGAATGGATACTATTGCCAAAGGTTTGCTTTGGCAGTAGAATAAATCCGACCGACTTCAACGAGTTGGCAAGAAAAGGGCAGCTTGTTTATTTACTGAAGTTAATTCAGCCGCTGACTTCATCgtgttttaaatcattttgaCTCAACGCGACTTTAATGAAATGCGGCTCCTTCGTTCCCAAAGCTGAGCCGAGTTCACGGTCAAGGTGAGAATAGGGCTTTAACTCGACCGAATCATACCGGCTCCTCCTGAGCAGGCGAGTCGACCCAAACCCATCAAACAATCAGACTGACCAAGAACTCGGACTCTGACAAACCTGCCTGACCAACCCAACCCACCAGCATGCCCGTCTCAAACCATCCGACCGCTGCCCAACTCATCTTCACAGTCATCCAACAGCCGCCAAACACAACTTGGCATTAAGCTCACAGTGTCCATGTTGGCAGGCCAAGTTTTTTTGTGAATCCAGTTGCTTTTCTTCTATCTTGTGTAAAATCAgagcttagtgaatagacctgcaTCTTGTTTTAACCGCAGCCATTCAGCGATGCCTCATTTTAAGGAGGGGGGATAATTGATAATATACACAAATCTACAAGATATTATACATGTTACTTCCTTACTCAGATCTCCCGACTTATTACCCCAAGAACAACTCCAACCCACTCTTTGTGATGATTGTGGCGATATTTACCATAATGGTTGTCATGATCGTTGTCGTCGTTGGATTTCACCGCTACCGGCGAAGAAACAACAGGACGGAATTCAGACGGCTGCAGGATCTGCCGATGGTGAGTAATCCGCTGCAGGGTACGACgacaaaaatgactaccattCCCATGGTGTTCAGCCAcagtgggagttgtagtcctcgGTAGCCGGAGTCTCAGATTAACAACTACTTACCTCTCACGTTCCCAGATGCATTTTAATTAACCCTCCTTTTTCCGTCTCTCTTTAAGGACGATATGATGGAAGACACGCCATTGTCGCTGTACAGCTATTAGGAACGAGACGGTGGCCGAGAGCAGTCAGCTTTATTTTGCACAGAaataaggtttaaaaaaaaacacaaaaaaaccacaaactTTAGTTATCGTGAGTATCGGGGAGCCCTGAAACCGCAAGAATCTTCCGGACACAGAAATCTTTCTTCTGCCCCCAAACCCTACTGTGCCTTCAGTCCCTGTTGTCTATATACCGGCTACGCGTTTACAGGGAATATCCAATATAAAGCACAATCCGCTGACGCAAATATTGACATTTTTGCAGAagtctctccctcttctctgttTTCTGCTTTCTTCcataaaattgtatttgtaaTGGGAGCCATTGATATACCGGGGCACAGCATGCGCGTGGGCTTCGTGGAGTATTAtttgtctttattattattacttccgCACACCATACGTTAGGAAAGGTTCAGTATCCGATTCACTCTTCTGCCGCcactaattataatttattgtacaTCTTCCCGGCACTAAAGGGTAACCGATAAGTCGCGGTGTCACAAGCTGTAGTGATGGAA is a genomic window of Spea bombifrons isolate aSpeBom1 chromosome 6, aSpeBom1.2.pri, whole genome shotgun sequence containing:
- the LOC128500415 gene encoding mucin-2-like, producing the protein MGRLVRAALYILCLISEALIPGEALEQSNTPDPQFLSESSLVPLLVSLPAEEPTWSPRLSEHLTATQGPRGAETSALTEAPESAADVSTPSSVSEESDSRAAVGSRSPEVITGSVETVSDSNWKSTVQNNMEEEVTSAVHTRPTPSATPTPKATDDETLGPVESSTEILPLHTQKTPEVPPSPSTPGTPPIVTTQAIVTTASFYSTWMAAITTSMSVTTRPTTASPTSPPTRGSTLSPTTRAQVQRRPSVLDVGEDEKDLPTYYPKNNSNPLFVMIVAIFTIMVVMIVVVVGFHRYRRRNNRTEFRRLQDLPMDDMMEDTPLSLYSY